In Leptospira ryugenii, one genomic interval encodes:
- a CDS encoding histone deacetylase family protein, with protein sequence MAKTLIAYRPEFLLHDTGSGHPETSKRLDSIVNQLQKLSNDHIIWETKFKSASQEQISLIHDVRYVRSVQEICETNKNGYFDGDTPFSSQSYFAASLAVGAGIHIADSILSNQAKNGIALVRPPGHHAESSHAMGFCLFNNIAITAKYLQTQGIKKILILDWDVHHGNGTQHQFYDDPSVYFISLHQYPFYPGTGSSEERGSGDGFGFTLNLPLPRNSNELDYWKVWPLVQKEMEIFQPEFILVSAGFDAHKADPLGGMNLETRAFSQLTQLILKEANLYAKGRLISFLEGGYHFEALADSVTTHVETLSDFL encoded by the coding sequence ATGGCAAAGACACTGATTGCGTACAGACCAGAGTTTCTTCTGCATGATACTGGTTCTGGTCATCCAGAAACGAGTAAGCGTTTGGATTCAATTGTCAATCAATTGCAGAAGTTATCAAATGATCATATTATTTGGGAAACAAAATTTAAATCTGCCTCCCAAGAGCAGATATCACTTATTCATGATGTACGGTATGTGCGCTCTGTCCAAGAGATCTGTGAGACAAACAAAAATGGTTATTTTGATGGGGATACTCCCTTTTCCTCCCAATCGTATTTTGCCGCAAGTTTAGCAGTTGGTGCAGGTATCCACATAGCCGATTCTATTCTTAGCAACCAAGCCAAAAATGGGATCGCGCTGGTAAGGCCACCGGGTCATCATGCAGAGTCCAGCCATGCGATGGGTTTTTGTCTTTTTAATAACATCGCAATCACAGCTAAGTACTTACAAACCCAAGGAATCAAAAAAATCCTGATCCTAGATTGGGATGTTCACCACGGGAACGGCACACAACATCAGTTTTACGATGATCCATCTGTCTATTTCATTTCCTTACACCAATATCCTTTTTATCCAGGAACTGGATCCTCTGAGGAAAGAGGCAGTGGCGATGGTTTTGGATTTACTTTGAATTTGCCATTGCCTAGAAATTCAAACGAATTAGATTATTGGAAAGTTTGGCCTTTGGTGCAAAAAGAGATGGAGATCTTCCAACCAGAATTCATTCTAGTGTCTGCTGGTTTTGATGCACATAAAGCAGATCCTTTGGGTGGAATGAATTTAGAAACTCGAGCATTTTCACAGTTAACACAATTGATTTTAAAAGAAGCAAATTTATATGCAAAAGGGAGGCTCATTTCATTTTTGGAAGGAGGGTATCATTTTGAGGCATTAGCCGACTCTGTTACAACTCATGTGGAAACGCTTTCCGACTTTCTCTAA
- a CDS encoding lipase family alpha/beta hydrolase, translating into MKKKLLSGIVSLFLLAPATGLFAGPLDGQCIALVHGILGFDDTKGLAGGLVKYWGGLDSYLRSQGAKVTTPGSSATNSIPVRAQQIQSAVNSWMASNGCTKVQLVGHSQGGLVIRYMVSNLGFASKTATITTVNSLHRGAPMADIVLAVIPGWLQPFANSALSLLAKLVYRDGRPQDVIAMGRSLTVSYVNTFNSSSPNVSGKKYYSYGSAMAWADLIQHPLMALTHPITWAGGLFYGLGGTNDGVVPLTSQRWGTYKGEANGYWYATGIDHLQATNFEWSGQGFFDVTGWYLNIARNAQAGL; encoded by the coding sequence ATGAAAAAGAAACTATTGAGCGGAATCGTGAGTTTATTCCTGTTAGCCCCCGCAACAGGCTTGTTTGCTGGTCCTCTAGACGGACAGTGCATTGCACTTGTGCATGGGATTTTGGGCTTTGATGACACCAAAGGCCTTGCTGGTGGATTGGTAAAGTATTGGGGAGGGCTCGATAGCTACCTCCGTTCCCAAGGTGCGAAGGTGACAACTCCTGGAAGTTCTGCGACCAACAGCATCCCTGTGCGTGCACAACAAATCCAATCGGCAGTCAATTCATGGATGGCTTCCAATGGTTGTACGAAAGTCCAATTGGTTGGCCACTCGCAAGGTGGACTTGTCATTCGGTATATGGTTTCTAACCTCGGCTTTGCCTCTAAAACCGCCACCATTACAACTGTAAATTCACTCCATAGAGGAGCACCTATGGCAGATATCGTGTTAGCTGTGATACCAGGTTGGTTACAGCCATTCGCAAACTCTGCACTTAGTTTATTGGCAAAATTGGTCTACCGCGATGGGCGTCCCCAAGATGTGATCGCTATGGGAAGATCTCTCACTGTTAGTTATGTAAATACTTTCAACTCTTCTTCACCCAATGTCTCTGGCAAAAAGTACTATTCCTACGGCAGCGCCATGGCATGGGCGGACCTCATCCAACACCCTCTCATGGCATTGACTCACCCTATCACTTGGGCTGGAGGTTTATTCTATGGACTGGGCGGAACCAATGATGGTGTGGTACCTCTTACTTCTCAAAGATGGGGAACTTATAAGGGCGAAGCAAATGGATATTGGTATGCGACTGGGATAGACCATTTGCAAGCGACAAACTTCGAATGGAGTGGCCAAGGCTTCTTCGATGTAACAGGTTGGTATTTAAATATAGCAAGAAACGCGCAAGCGGGATTGTAA
- a CDS encoding DUF7840 domain-containing protein, whose amino-acid sequence MWKRFPTFSKNSKIILLFLFSYSSPYLSQSIIQLPTDDAYEDERTNISPLPKKNIEKKIQFYDLYEPKEKTEREVLKQAIEYSESHLLYREAHWENLLFWKKSWIWSSYSLIENEGYFLSKDGFSKPRLEMMASLRAGFLPASLQDEHPICRFPERYTWFKNHIPNLSFPKVQCVRFLNWKERANFLQFQYIYLEPNFAEFDHIVGDFFLSVTSEKEKGEIPKENPGEPKESLYLRHVFTSPQREKDIPKQSFATSMFIYPLTLQEGEKDRLIRILWDLNGVERLSVWHSQSNALFHLYLMELVRKGTQFGPIQLPIDSLKQINKKELLLTGREERTTNTKQRTDENQPSILSENPIDMHGKYRAKLSYGSSNLGSFSEISFRFGLHDLLNSKKAYPKDSELQILNLDLRRYADGRAELSAFQVLRYVNVRPFSLKDRNFSEAFQLGTESIYFRDSSRRISVGNADYLLGLSFGKEVPDSFYLGKISMLAGGKVQSHPEFRHGLRYGPQAGILYIWELGSFKLLVQSFYTYARVSKNEDHFENSLQFRYAISEALEIRAEAKSNIAYQENLFSIHYLF is encoded by the coding sequence ATGTGGAAACGCTTTCCGACTTTCTCTAAGAATAGTAAAATTATTCTTCTATTTCTTTTTTCTTACTCCTCTCCCTACTTATCCCAATCCATCATCCAACTTCCAACAGACGATGCATATGAGGATGAGAGAACCAATATCAGCCCTCTCCCGAAAAAGAATATAGAAAAAAAAATTCAATTTTATGATCTCTATGAACCCAAAGAGAAAACGGAAAGAGAAGTTTTAAAACAAGCCATAGAGTATTCCGAATCCCATCTGCTTTATAGAGAAGCACATTGGGAGAATTTACTTTTTTGGAAAAAATCTTGGATATGGTCTTCTTACTCTCTAATTGAAAATGAAGGATATTTTCTTTCAAAAGATGGTTTTTCAAAACCACGGTTGGAAATGATGGCTAGCCTTAGAGCTGGCTTTTTACCAGCGTCTTTACAAGATGAGCATCCAATCTGTCGATTTCCAGAGCGGTATACCTGGTTCAAAAACCATATTCCGAATCTTTCTTTTCCTAAAGTACAATGTGTTCGATTTTTAAATTGGAAAGAACGAGCAAATTTTTTGCAATTTCAGTATATCTATTTAGAACCTAATTTCGCAGAGTTCGATCATATCGTCGGTGATTTTTTTCTATCTGTAACGAGCGAAAAGGAGAAAGGGGAAATTCCAAAAGAAAACCCTGGGGAGCCGAAAGAGAGCTTATACCTTAGGCATGTATTTACAAGTCCGCAAAGGGAAAAGGATATTCCGAAGCAATCGTTTGCCACTTCTATGTTTATCTATCCCCTTACACTCCAAGAAGGTGAAAAAGATCGCCTAATTCGCATACTATGGGATTTAAATGGAGTAGAAAGATTGTCAGTATGGCATTCCCAATCGAATGCCCTGTTCCATCTCTATCTTATGGAATTGGTTCGAAAGGGGACACAGTTTGGACCCATTCAGCTTCCGATTGATTCACTAAAGCAGATAAATAAAAAAGAACTGCTTTTGACAGGTCGGGAAGAAAGAACCACAAATACCAAGCAAAGAACTGATGAGAACCAACCAAGTATTCTCTCTGAAAATCCAATCGATATGCACGGCAAGTACAGAGCAAAACTTTCTTATGGATCTTCAAACTTAGGTAGTTTTTCCGAAATCTCATTTCGTTTTGGACTTCATGATTTGCTAAATAGCAAGAAAGCTTATCCCAAAGACTCGGAATTACAAATTTTAAATCTTGATCTCCGAAGATACGCAGATGGTAGGGCTGAGTTGAGTGCATTCCAAGTACTTCGTTATGTAAATGTTAGGCCCTTTAGTCTAAAAGACAGAAATTTTTCAGAGGCTTTTCAACTGGGAACAGAATCCATATACTTTAGAGATTCCTCTCGCAGGATTTCCGTAGGAAATGCGGACTACCTTTTGGGTTTGAGTTTTGGAAAAGAAGTGCCTGATTCTTTTTACTTAGGAAAGATATCCATGTTAGCTGGAGGAAAGGTTCAGTCCCACCCAGAGTTTCGACATGGCCTGAGATATGGTCCCCAGGCAGGTATCCTATATATTTGGGAGTTGGGTTCTTTTAAACTCCTAGTCCAGTCATTTTATACCTATGCTAGGGTATCCAAGAATGAGGATCATTTTGAAAATTCCTTACAATTTAGGTATGCTATTTCCGAAGCACTGGAAATCAGAGCGGAAGCCAAATCAAACATTGCTTATCAGGAAAATCTTTTTTCTATCCATTATCTGTTTTAG
- a CDS encoding MaoC family dehydratase has translation MVEKEMSPFGELAPKTPASLDKIKKNIYGRYLEEFNVGDIYVHPRQFTVDRSFAQEFATVFMDANPLYLSAEYAKAHGFQDLLVPPLMVFNLALSIGVQNNSEKALANLGYYNAQFLRPVYPGDTLSSRTKILAVDDKGADKPGIVHVRTLCLNQKNEVVLQYERKIMIYQSNGKPKGNSKPGDKAAFFPEATAPKLSLPKLSFPSQLKDVTWGHTYFENFEAGQIYVHQNGRTITDEHYQWTFRVGNTHPLHYDKLYSAGISGPMGGEPVVYGGLVFGWLVGMASRDISENAIWEIGFTEGYHTQPAFSGDTVTCITRILSTEDKGSEYGIPAGEVQMQLIGLKNIKANDALDKFGADLFLKENDKKKLGKEKIPEKIFEIERRLLIKKQG, from the coding sequence ATGGTAGAAAAAGAAATGTCTCCGTTCGGAGAATTAGCACCCAAAACACCAGCTTCCCTGGATAAAATTAAAAAGAACATTTATGGCCGATACTTGGAAGAATTCAACGTAGGCGATATTTATGTACACCCTCGGCAATTCACTGTTGACCGTAGTTTTGCCCAAGAGTTTGCAACGGTATTTATGGATGCAAATCCTCTCTACCTGTCTGCAGAGTATGCAAAGGCTCACGGTTTTCAAGATTTGTTGGTTCCACCACTGATGGTTTTCAACCTCGCGCTTTCTATAGGCGTACAAAATAACAGTGAAAAGGCCCTTGCAAATTTAGGCTATTACAACGCTCAGTTTTTAAGACCGGTCTATCCTGGTGACACATTGTCCTCTCGGACAAAAATCCTTGCAGTGGATGATAAAGGTGCTGACAAGCCAGGTATAGTACACGTCCGAACACTTTGTTTGAATCAAAAAAACGAAGTAGTGTTACAATATGAACGTAAGATTATGATCTATCAATCCAATGGAAAACCAAAAGGAAATTCCAAACCTGGTGATAAAGCAGCTTTTTTCCCAGAGGCGACAGCGCCAAAACTTAGCCTTCCGAAGCTCAGTTTTCCATCCCAACTAAAGGATGTTACCTGGGGACATACTTATTTTGAGAACTTTGAAGCAGGCCAAATCTATGTCCATCAAAATGGACGAACCATTACAGATGAGCACTATCAGTGGACATTTCGTGTAGGAAATACCCATCCATTGCACTATGATAAACTGTATTCTGCAGGTATTTCAGGGCCAATGGGTGGAGAGCCTGTTGTTTACGGTGGTCTCGTATTTGGATGGTTAGTGGGAATGGCCTCTCGAGATATTTCCGAAAATGCGATTTGGGAAATTGGATTCACAGAAGGTTATCACACACAACCAGCTTTTTCTGGTGATACTGTCACTTGTATCACACGCATTCTTTCCACAGAAGATAAAGGTTCCGAATATGGTATCCCTGCTGGTGAAGTTCAAATGCAATTGATAGGCCTTAAGAATATCAAAGCAAACGATGCACTAGACAAATTTGGGGCTGATTTGTTTCTGAAGGAAAATGATAAGAAAAAACTCGGCAAAGAAAAAATCCCAGAAAAAATCTTTGAGATTGAGAGAAGACTCTTAATCAAAAAACAAGGATAA
- a CDS encoding esterase/lipase family protein: MIQIIVHSFLGKALQFSQKSTDSVLRGVQILVSGSLQGTSEGLQLLSNAFLYKPEWREALKKAGISIRETGEKTKETLGSVISDTNAQFEQAMHAVNALGKKGEQLIFDNRVISSILGSSHNQRFKLTKIDMSFRKLGEDISIHELVSQIKSSTQKEVVLYVPGLFTDETVWLEKWIPYKKKKIRSRGIATELEAKGYQSIFLRFNHGLPIHENGKRLMHLLDILFQEMPDLRPHVICYSLGGLVFRSCLFYAKLENKEWRKNFQKITSIATPNRGSYLEKIGFWLGLILERSPVLALKLIGIVGNLRSDAIKDLSFGLIKEEPGGILTPITRYFEDTYHGELDDHDVYEAYALMDDIKNPIQNFLGDGIVERSSLRYLTEKVYAKKINPSIRTLEIEKANHFSILNSKKLFSWLHTIYEAKTDNG, from the coding sequence GTGATCCAAATCATTGTTCATTCTTTTCTAGGCAAAGCTCTTCAATTTTCCCAAAAGTCCACGGATTCTGTTTTAAGAGGGGTTCAAATACTTGTTTCAGGCAGCTTACAGGGAACTAGTGAAGGCCTTCAGCTTCTTTCGAATGCATTCTTGTACAAACCAGAGTGGAGAGAGGCCTTAAAAAAAGCTGGCATCTCGATACGAGAGACGGGCGAAAAGACAAAGGAAACCCTGGGTTCCGTGATCTCGGATACAAATGCTCAATTCGAACAAGCCATGCATGCAGTCAATGCACTCGGAAAAAAAGGCGAACAATTGATCTTTGACAATAGGGTGATTTCAAGCATATTGGGTAGTTCACACAACCAAAGATTTAAACTCACAAAGATTGACATGAGTTTTCGCAAACTTGGTGAAGACATCAGCATACATGAGTTAGTTTCTCAAATCAAATCATCCACTCAAAAGGAAGTCGTCCTCTATGTTCCTGGTCTATTCACCGATGAGACAGTCTGGTTAGAAAAATGGATTCCGTATAAAAAGAAAAAGATTCGATCAAGAGGGATCGCGACTGAGCTAGAGGCGAAAGGCTACCAGTCCATTTTTTTGAGATTTAACCATGGTCTACCGATTCATGAAAATGGGAAAAGACTCATGCACCTACTGGATATTCTCTTCCAAGAGATGCCCGACCTACGTCCACATGTTATCTGTTATAGTTTAGGAGGACTCGTTTTTCGAAGTTGCCTTTTTTATGCAAAACTGGAAAACAAAGAGTGGCGTAAAAATTTTCAGAAAATCACTTCCATTGCAACTCCGAATCGAGGATCTTATTTAGAAAAGATAGGCTTTTGGTTGGGATTGATTTTGGAAAGATCTCCTGTCCTGGCCTTAAAACTGATCGGTATCGTTGGCAACCTGCGCAGTGATGCCATCAAGGACCTTTCTTTTGGTCTAATCAAAGAAGAACCAGGTGGTATCTTAACTCCTATTACCCGCTACTTTGAAGATACCTACCATGGCGAATTGGATGACCATGACGTCTATGAAGCCTATGCATTAATGGACGATATTAAAAATCCTATCCAAAATTTTCTAGGCGATGGCATTGTGGAAAGGTCGAGTTTACGTTATCTAACAGAAAAAGTTTACGCAAAAAAAATAAACCCATCTATCCGTACACTTGAAATTGAAAAGGCAAATCATTTCTCTATTCTAAACTCCAAGAAACTTTTTTCCTGGTTGCATACGATTTATGAAGCTAAAACAGATAATGGATAG
- a CDS encoding lipase chaperone — MSKQKILFYSVLGICFLLTAFFLFTQLSKNDPSDTARSMHPENEDLQQNANLQPLGDQSQFWDAALSPFREDSPKSYLEIIEDLKTGKINFVWELWALRRKCDAGYTAEQCNQTILTYIDQTYESPGREKLRDLFESYFRYEEGIRKLDLSGESKFEDRYEILKNKRREIMGDEKSDLVFGMEESQVQFLEGSANFIQSSKNMNPEERVKKFDTLKRKTYGSYYDSIVSREDKFDHYQTEIGLREREFAGLNAEEKEKKLTALDIKYFGKERASELAKIRKEESEQAERISNYEKQEKEFLRLNPNLSDKDKEKKLKELRVKAFGEEEAEAYERRKMLEEASE; from the coding sequence ATGTCAAAACAAAAGATTTTATTCTATTCGGTACTTGGAATTTGTTTCTTACTAACAGCCTTTTTTCTTTTTACACAGCTTTCCAAAAATGATCCTTCGGACACGGCAAGGTCTATGCACCCCGAAAATGAAGATTTACAACAAAATGCGAACTTACAGCCTTTAGGTGATCAATCGCAATTTTGGGATGCTGCACTTTCTCCATTTCGTGAGGATTCACCAAAATCCTATCTTGAAATCATTGAAGATCTCAAAACTGGTAAAATCAATTTTGTCTGGGAACTTTGGGCTCTGCGAAGAAAGTGTGATGCTGGTTATACGGCAGAACAATGTAATCAAACTATACTTACATACATAGACCAAACCTATGAATCTCCTGGACGTGAAAAGTTGAGAGATTTATTTGAGAGTTATTTCCGCTATGAAGAAGGCATCCGAAAATTAGATCTCTCAGGGGAGTCGAAGTTTGAAGATAGATATGAAATTTTAAAAAACAAACGTAGGGAGATCATGGGAGATGAGAAATCTGATCTCGTCTTTGGTATGGAAGAATCCCAGGTACAATTTTTAGAAGGTTCAGCAAATTTTATCCAAAGCAGTAAAAACATGAATCCCGAAGAAAGGGTCAAAAAATTCGATACTTTAAAACGTAAGACATATGGTTCCTATTATGATTCTATCGTGAGTAGAGAGGACAAATTTGACCACTACCAAACCGAAATTGGTTTGAGAGAGAGGGAATTTGCGGGACTAAATGCAGAGGAAAAAGAGAAAAAATTAACAGCTTTAGATATTAAATACTTTGGAAAGGAACGTGCCTCAGAACTGGCAAAAATACGCAAAGAAGAATCCGAACAAGCTGAACGTATCTCCAATTATGAAAAACAAGAGAAAGAATTTCTGCGTTTAAATCCAAACCTTTCTGATAAAGATAAGGAAAAAAAATTAAAAGAATTGCGAGTGAAAGCCTTTGGGGAGGAAGAAGCCGAGGCTTATGAAAGAAGAAAGATGTTGGAAGAAGCCTCTGAATGA
- a CDS encoding MBL fold metallo-hydrolase, with protein MKVTTPDRIPLVIDIGDNISKIVLPQPFYAPNNIYFYKSQDGLTLIDSGYIESIPLLQAALKTIGYSLKDIRHVIYTHNHLDHISSSLVLKSYAPKVIFYGYRAMQSGVGNYLESMYLFQEATEDLFRKAFAEPADLERILRESRKGWNQFYSKFKETKKGDPMLKIDVAIDHNDTLELSGETFRFLHTPGHNLYHITPIHTQSGVYFSGDLIIANLTAIYSQLDGSLGDYYFTLSKLLEEPIRRLLPAHGNEIDDPQKTITLVKKTLSILEKGVIRRLKESSSDLLHLMEAAIGKKVHNGGHLPTALGLVYSIIQKLVLEGLIKIETRDDGYETFHLLG; from the coding sequence ATGAAAGTCACCACTCCTGACCGAATCCCTCTTGTCATCGATATTGGTGACAACATTTCTAAAATTGTCTTACCCCAACCTTTTTACGCACCTAATAATATTTATTTCTATAAATCGCAAGATGGTTTGACTCTGATTGATTCGGGTTACATCGAATCCATCCCATTGTTACAAGCTGCACTTAAAACAATAGGCTATTCTTTAAAAGATATTCGACATGTTATTTACACTCATAATCATTTGGATCATATCTCCTCTTCTCTAGTTTTGAAATCCTATGCACCCAAGGTGATCTTCTATGGATACCGAGCGATGCAATCGGGTGTTGGCAACTATTTGGAATCGATGTATCTATTCCAAGAAGCAACAGAAGATTTGTTTCGAAAGGCATTTGCTGAACCCGCAGACTTAGAACGTATTTTGCGGGAGTCGCGAAAGGGCTGGAACCAGTTTTATAGTAAGTTTAAAGAAACTAAAAAAGGCGATCCGATGTTAAAAATCGATGTAGCCATCGATCACAATGATACTCTTGAACTCTCTGGGGAAACTTTTCGTTTTTTACATACTCCAGGTCACAATTTATATCACATTACGCCTATTCATACACAGTCAGGTGTTTATTTTTCTGGTGATTTGATCATTGCAAACCTAACTGCCATCTATTCACAATTAGACGGTAGTTTGGGTGACTATTATTTTACACTTTCAAAACTTTTGGAAGAGCCAATTCGTAGACTTTTGCCGGCACATGGAAATGAAATTGATGATCCACAAAAAACGATCACTTTGGTGAAGAAGACTCTCTCTATTTTAGAAAAAGGTGTGATTCGTCGTCTGAAAGAATCATCCTCAGATCTATTACATCTGATGGAAGCTGCCATTGGGAAAAAAGTGCATAATGGTGGTCACCTGCCCACAGCTTTAGGTTTGGTATATTCAATAATACAAAAATTGGTTTTGGAAGGTCTCATCAAAATCGAAACAAGAGATGATGGCTACGAAACTTTCCATTTACTTGGATAG
- a CDS encoding NADP-dependent glyceraldehyde-3-phosphate dehydrogenase, which produces MKFPIPAFHEIPVAFQPEIIHQTKYLIDGELREWKGDRISVTSPLIIQDQGEEKAWELGSYPSLGANEALDALAACERAYDKGTGIWPQMKIEERIKAIQYFTQLMVGKRDQIIKLLMWEIGKTLKDSAKEFDRTIEYINDTINALKEGDRSSSRFVFEKGIFAQIKRAPYGIVLCMGPFNYPLNETFCTLIPAIAMGNTVIFKPAKFGVLLLEPLLECFQKAFPKGVINTLYGEGSTVISPVMESGKVDVLAFIGASTTANIIAKKHPRINRLRAILGLNAKNPAILLPDCDLDQSIPEVLSGSLSYNGQRCTALKIIFVPEALASSFLEKYIHALSQWKFGLPWQEQVMLTPLPESGKTAWLSDLISDAIQKGAKIQNPMGGEVYETFMYPAVLYPVSPNSKLYHEEQFGPIVPIVPYKEISEPLNYVKESNFGQQVSIFGKDPKVIGRITDQLVNQVARVNINAQCQRGPDTFPFTGRKDSADGTLSVSDALRAFSMRSVVAAKEDEESKELFRSILETKSSQFISTNFIL; this is translated from the coding sequence ATGAAGTTTCCCATCCCTGCTTTCCATGAAATCCCAGTCGCCTTCCAACCAGAAATCATCCACCAAACCAAATATCTCATCGATGGTGAACTTCGAGAATGGAAGGGAGATAGGATTTCTGTCACATCGCCTCTCATCATTCAAGACCAAGGAGAGGAGAAAGCCTGGGAACTCGGTTCCTATCCTTCTCTCGGGGCAAACGAGGCACTGGATGCTTTGGCTGCCTGTGAGAGGGCTTATGACAAAGGGACTGGCATCTGGCCTCAAATGAAGATTGAGGAAAGGATCAAAGCCATACAGTACTTCACACAACTCATGGTTGGCAAACGCGACCAAATCATCAAACTACTCATGTGGGAGATTGGGAAAACCTTAAAAGATAGCGCCAAGGAATTTGATCGTACAATAGAATATATCAATGATACCATCAATGCTTTGAAGGAAGGAGATCGGTCCTCCTCCCGATTTGTTTTCGAAAAGGGAATCTTTGCACAAATCAAAAGGGCTCCCTATGGAATTGTTCTCTGTATGGGACCGTTTAACTATCCTTTAAATGAGACATTTTGTACTTTAATCCCGGCAATCGCTATGGGAAATACTGTGATTTTTAAACCTGCAAAATTTGGAGTGCTACTTCTAGAACCTCTACTAGAGTGTTTTCAAAAGGCCTTCCCCAAAGGAGTTATCAATACACTTTATGGAGAAGGATCTACTGTCATCTCTCCAGTGATGGAATCAGGAAAGGTAGATGTCCTTGCATTTATCGGAGCGAGCACGACGGCAAACATCATCGCCAAAAAGCACCCAAGGATCAATCGTCTCCGCGCCATACTTGGCTTAAACGCCAAGAACCCTGCTATCTTACTTCCCGATTGTGACTTAGACCAATCCATTCCAGAAGTTTTATCTGGAAGTTTAAGTTACAATGGGCAAAGGTGTACTGCTTTAAAAATCATCTTCGTACCTGAAGCTCTCGCTTCCTCCTTCTTAGAAAAATATATCCATGCTCTATCCCAGTGGAAGTTTGGTTTGCCATGGCAAGAGCAAGTGATGCTGACTCCTCTACCAGAATCTGGCAAAACAGCCTGGTTGTCTGATTTGATCTCAGATGCGATCCAAAAAGGAGCAAAGATCCAAAACCCTATGGGCGGCGAAGTGTACGAAACGTTCATGTACCCTGCAGTCCTCTACCCAGTCTCACCAAATTCCAAACTCTACCACGAAGAACAATTTGGACCCATCGTTCCCATCGTTCCCTACAAAGAGATTTCTGAACCCCTCAACTATGTAAAAGAATCCAACTTTGGGCAACAAGTGAGCATCTTTGGAAAGGATCCGAAGGTGATCGGAAGGATCACCGACCAATTGGTAAACCAAGTGGCAAGGGTGAATATCAACGCACAATGCCAAAGAGGGCCCGACACCTTTCCGTTTACGGGGAGAAAGGATTCTGCTGATGGAACTCTATCTGTGAGTGATGCCTTGCGGGCATTCTCCATGAGAAGTGTTGTGGCTGCCAAAGAGGATGAAGAAAGTAAAGAACTCTTCCGTTCCATTTTAGAGACAAAATCCTCCCAATTCATTAGTACAAACTTCATACTGTAG
- a CDS encoding putative glycoside hydrolase: protein MNVPFPSNESGFFRIVNRIDWIYQMIFEVYPKRGIFMLSFLKSLSLGMIFLVGFSECQTSSSQRSESGRSTISQAGSMPEFIEGLYINTKTIRNPKFWNTLFQSMQDVGMNAAVIDIQPFPPSAEQIADIRKRGIYPIARVVNFEGGLVDKAPSPDRMRSIQKAIRTACELGFPEIQLDYIRYADGGTNFTMPYEKRYESILNIIRDHKEKTKDVCGPSVIWSADIFGRVPFIENDIIGQKVEPFSEELNALYPMLYPSHFYGLTKRVSDPYGTIKDGLDFTVERAKKGTRALAWVQGFKMMIGPSRLSYQDYIKVQMLGAWESKGHGFIVWNAGNDYYDTLTAYTAYQNEKKKK from the coding sequence ATGAACGTTCCTTTCCCTTCCAATGAATCAGGATTTTTTAGAATCGTCAATCGAATCGATTGGATTTATCAGATGATTTTTGAAGTCTATCCAAAAAGAGGGATTTTCATGCTTTCATTTTTAAAGTCTTTGTCATTGGGAATGATCTTTCTCGTCGGTTTCTCAGAATGCCAAACGAGTTCATCACAAAGGAGTGAATCGGGCCGATCCACAATCTCACAAGCTGGTTCGATGCCTGAATTTATAGAAGGGCTCTACATCAATACAAAGACGATCCGCAACCCAAAATTTTGGAACACTCTCTTCCAATCGATGCAGGATGTTGGGATGAATGCAGCAGTCATTGACATCCAACCATTTCCTCCCTCAGCGGAACAGATTGCGGACATTCGCAAACGTGGCATTTATCCAATTGCAAGAGTGGTCAATTTTGAGGGTGGACTGGTAGACAAAGCTCCGAGCCCCGACAGAATGCGTTCTATCCAAAAAGCAATCCGTACGGCATGCGAACTTGGGTTTCCTGAAATACAATTAGATTACATTCGTTATGCGGATGGTGGAACAAACTTCACGATGCCTTATGAAAAACGATACGAGAGTATTTTAAATATAATACGAGACCACAAAGAGAAAACAAAAGATGTATGTGGACCATCTGTCATCTGGTCCGCAGATATTTTTGGTCGAGTGCCTTTTATAGAAAATGATATCATTGGTCAAAAGGTAGAGCCATTTAGTGAGGAACTGAATGCACTTTATCCGATGTTGTATCCATCCCATTTTTATGGCCTAACCAAAAGAGTCTCAGATCCATATGGAACGATAAAAGATGGCTTGGACTTTACCGTTGAAAGAGCAAAAAAAGGCACACGAGCACTCGCATGGGTACAGGGATTCAAGATGATGATAGGGCCTAGTCGACTCAGCTATCAGGATTATATCAAAGTGCAAATGTTAGGCGCCTGGGAATCGAAAGGCCACGGATTTATCGTTTGGAATGCAGGAAATGATTATTATGATACCCTTACTGCATATACTGCTTACCAAAACGAAAAAAAGAAAAAGTAA